The DNA sequence TGGAATGTAGATTCATCAAAACCTCAAACCATTGAAAGTAAAGAAGCTATATCTTGGCTAAAAAATAAAATAGCTAAAACAGTTACTTTAATAAATGGAGATTTTGAAAAATATCGAATTTCCGATGCATTAATGAATATTTATAAACTCATTTGGGATGACTATTGCTCTTGGTATTTAGAAGCTGTTAAACCCCCATTTGGTGAAGATATTGATGAAAAAACTTATATAGAAACAATAGCGATTTTAGAAGACCTGTTAAAATTGCTTCATCCATTCATGCCATTTATCTCTGAAGAGATTTGGCAAACAATTAAAAAAAGAGAAATACAAGAAAGCCTTATTATAACTTCATCAGTCTCTGAAAACGCATATAATGAATCCATTATATCCGATTTTGAAGTAACCAAAGAAATTATTTCAAGTATTAGAAATTTCCGTTCTGAAAAAGGCCTTTCACCTAAAGAATCGTTAACGCTTATAGTTAAATCATCCGATAAATTGGAAAATATTGCTACCATAAAAAAATTAGCTAATATTTCACAAATAAAGGATCAACTGAATGAAAATGAGCCATCTTATACTTTTTTAGTTGGTAAATTGGAATTTGCCATACCTTTTACACAAACAATCGATACAGAAGCAGAAAAAGCAAAAATATTGGAAGATATAGCTTATTTAGAAGGATTTTTAAAAAGCGTAAATGCAAAACTGTCTAATGAAAAATTTGTGAATGGAGCTCCTCAAAAAGTAGTCGAAATGGAAAGAAAGAAGCAATCCGATACACTGGAAAAATTAACTATTTTAAAAGAGAGCTTAAAAAAGTTATAAGACTAGCTATTTTTATCAAATTTTAGTTTACAGAAAGAAATAAAACTATTGAAACATTTAAAAATGATTTATTTGAATTAATAAGTAAGTAGGAATAATCCTATCCATTAAATCTGAGAACGTATGATGAAACTACCTAGACTTATTTTTTGTTTTGTTTCAATAGTTTTATATAGTCAGGTAGAGAAAAATATATTAGACTTATCCGAATATCCCGAAAAATATATATTGTCGTCTCAAATCAATGAAACTTCTACACTTGATTTTTATAATGATTTCCTATATACCTGTAACGACAGCGGAGGAGAAGCCGAAATATATAAATTAAGCACTCAGGATGGAAAAATAGTAGAAACAATAAAAATCAAAGGAGTTAAAAATGTTGATTGGGAAGAATTGGCACGTAAAGGTGATACTCTTTTTATTGGTGATTTTGGAAATAATTTAGGCATTCGCAAAGATTTAACTGTATATCAAGTAGTTTTGCCTACCAATGCAACAAATTTAAAAGAAATAACTATAGTAGATCAGTTTCAATTTACGTTCGAAGATCAAATAGATTATGAAAACAAAGGAAATTTTAAGACAAACTTTGATTGCGAAGCATTTATCTATTATAAAAATAAGCTTCATTTATTTACTAAACGATGGGGTGATTTTCATACCGCACATTACGAATTAGATTTAACTTCTGTATCAAAATCTAAAATTGCAAAAAAGATAGAAACTTTTAATACGGAATGTTTAATAACCGGAGCAGACATACACCAAGATACATTATATTTGATAGGATATACCAAAGAAGCAGCCTATGTATGGAAATTTTATGATTTTGAAGATCATAATTTTTTTAAAGGTAAATCCAAACAAACCTTGATCGGTTTAACTGCTGCTATAGGTCAAACAGAAGTTATTGCCGTAACAGATTCCAAAATATATATAACCGCTGAAGAAATGAATTATTCGCTCTTTCATGTTAAACCCACGCTATATATTCTCAATAAAGATGAACTCTAGTTTAAATAATATTTTTTGATTTAAATTTATAACTGAAGATGGTTTTATTTAATATTATTTTATAATCCATAATTTTATATCGTTTAATTTAAATAGAAGGTTGCTAATGCTCAAATTAATAATCCTCAAAGTTATACCTTCATAAAAAAATAGATGTTTCTATCTGTATTTATCCTTGTAATCAGTTTTTTCATTTTATATTAAAAATAAAATCTAATACTATATTTAGTGAAAATAAATTTCTATATTTTCAAAGTAATAGAAGATAAAAAAATGAAAATATATGCTTTATTTTTAAAAATTATTTTATCTTTGCCTATAAATCACAAAAATTAATACTATGGCTAAAGAAAAAAAAATAGTAAGGTACAGAGATGCCGAAACTGGACACTACACCACTAAAAAATATGCTGAAGAAAATCCTAAGACTACAGTAAGGGAAACTGATCGGGTTAGACCCAGAACTAAGAAAAAATAATAGTTAATTTTGCCTTTATCTTTTTTGTCATCTTATTAATAAATTATGCAAATGTTGCATTTATTAAATGAAAGTTTATTCATTTTTCCTTAGTAACGTGGAAAAATCAAACCTTTATATATTGAAACTATCTGATTATTACAAAATTTCATTAATAGTTAGTTTGCATAAATAATAATGGCAAAAATAATAGATAAAATAATAATTAGTAGTATTCCGATACTATAATCTTATAATTTTCGAAACTAGTTATAGTACAGTTAATGCTCACATTAATTAATGTGAGCTATTTTTTTGCAAACTTTATTTACTAATTTATAGTATATAACAAATTATAATTCAATCAATTAATCTATACAGTATAATGTAGGACTTATATATGAGCCCTTTAAAAATAAATTTTACGTAATTTAACTATATATTGAATGCGATATATATTTACTTAAAATTCGTTGATAGTAAAATAAATCAAATCAAAAGATTTAAAGATTAAACCGTCATAGAAAATAATTTGGTTTGAGGTGCATTTTTCATCATTCTCAGATCAAAAGCCATACAAATATTACGAATAAACGAACGCCCATTTTCTTTTATAACTAAAGAATTTTCCGATAATTCAATAAGACCGTCTGCTTCAAACTCTCGTAATCTTTCGATGATTTCAGGATAATTTTTTTGAATAATTCCATCTTCCCAGCGGGTTTCCAACAAACACATTAAATTAAGTATGTGTCTTCTAATAAATAAATCTTCCTCACTTAAGATATGCCCTCTAAAAACAGGAAGTTCTTGATTATTAACTTTTTGGTAGTAATCTTCTATAGTTTTAACATTTTGAGCAAATGCATACCAATTATCTGAAATCGAAGAAACTCCTAATCCGATCATTACTTGAGTGGAAGAGGAGGTATATCCCATAAAATTTCTATGTATTTTTCTATTTAGCATGGATTGGTACAAAGAATCTGATTTTAAGGAAAAATGATCCATTCCGATTTCAAAATATCCCATATTTTCCAATAACTCTTTACCTTTTTCATACAATTCTCTTTTTTCCTCACCGCTTGGCAAATCTCCATCTTTGAAACCCCTTTGTCCTACACCTTTAATCCACGGAACATGAGCATATGAATAAAATGCAATTCTATCGGGTTGCATTACTTCGGTCATCTTTATGGTATGCTTCACTTTATTTAAATCTTGAAAAGGCAAACCAAAGACTAAATCATGACTTATACTTTCATATCCTATTTCACGAGCAATATCGGTTACTTTTTTAACGTTTTCAAGGGGTTGAATACGATGTATCGCTTGTTGTACTTTAGGATCGTAATCTTGAACTCCAAAACTTACTCTTCTAAATCCTAGATTGTATAAGGATTGAAGATGTTCACGAGTGGTATTATTAGGATGCCCTTCAAAACTAAATTCTTTTTCCGAATGAATTTCTGCTTTTGAGAAAATATTTTCTAATAAATACGTTAGATTTTTAGGAGAAAAAAACGAGGGAGTTCCACCTCCTAAATGTAATTCTTTTATAATGGGTTTTTCAGGCAGTAAAGCTAGATACAACTGCCATTCTTTTAAAAGAGTTTCTATATATACTAACTCAACATTATGCTGTTTAGTAATACGCTTATTGCAGGCACAAAAAGTACATAAACTTTCACAAAAAGGAAGGTGAATATACAAACTAATGCCTTCTCTTTTATTACTTTCTTTAAAAGATTTTTGTAACGTTTGAATCCATTTTTCAGAAGAAAAATTTTTTTCATCCCAATAAGGTACCGTAGGATAACTGGTATATCTGGGACCGGGTACATTATATTTTTGTATAAGAGTATTATTTTGCATATTTCGTTTCGTTACTGCAAATTTATTGATAACAAAATATATGGCTTACATAATTCAATTACTTTGAATTATGTATTTATAAATCAAACCAATAAAGTTATTTTAAATTTTATTAAGATGGTAAACCCAGGATAAAAAATTAATTAAAAAACAATGTCAAAATCAATAATAATCAATAAAAGATATGAAATGATTGATTTATATTGTATTAAATTAAAATCATTTTTTACCCAAATACTAACTGATAGCTTTTCTTATTTTTACCAATTTTTCCAACAAGTTTTCCAGTAAATCCAGTTTTAACATATTTGCACCATCGGAAAGGGCAATTTCAGGATTCGGATGGGTTTCAATGAAAATTCCATCAGCTCCAACGGCAATACCTGCTTTAGCAATAGTTTCAATCATATCGGGTCTACCTCCCGTTACACCGGTTGTTTGATTGGGTTGTTGTAATGAATGCGTAACATCTAATATTACAGGAGCGTAGTTCCTCATAGTTGGTATTCCTCTGTAATCTACAATTAAATCATGATATCCAAAAGAAGTTCCTCGATCAATAATTGCATAGTTGGAATTTCCTGAATCTTTTATTTTTTGAGCGGCAAATTGCATGGCTTCTGGAGACAAAAATTGACCTTTTTTTAAGGTAATATACTTTCCGGTTTTTGCAGCCGCAACTAACAAATCGGTTTGTCTAACCAAAAAAGCAGGAATTTGTAATACATCCACATATTTTGCAGCCCATTGAGCATGTTCGTTTTCATGAATATCGGTAGTGGTGGGTATTGAAAACGTATCACCAACTTTTTTTAATATTTCTAAAGATTTTTGCTCTCCAATTGTGGTGAAGCTGTCAACTCTTGATCGATTTGCCTTTTTGAAAGAACCTTTAAAGATATAAGGAATACCTAATTTATCAGTAATTTCAACAATTTTTCCGGCAATATCCATAGCCATTTGCTCACCTTCAATAATACAAGGTCCTGCAATTAAAGTGAAATTATTAGTAGTTGTATTTTTTATTTTAGGAATTGAATATAAGCTGTTTTTCATGAGGAATCTTTTTTACAAATTTAGTATATATTTATGATCCATAGAAATTACCGATAGATCACTTTTATAAAAGGTTGAAATGAAATTACTTTCCAATAAAAAATGGTTATTTATATAAAATATATACCAATTAAAAGACGTAAAATTGTATAAAACACTTATAATTTTTATGAAATTGATTTAAAAATACCAAATTAACAATTTACCTAAAATTTATTGCGGTGTATTGAAATGAATATAAGATCTCCATTTTTCTATCACCTGTTTCATATCTTCAGGTAATTCAGATTCAAAAAACATTTCTTTTTTTGTTCTTGGATGAACGAAACCTAAGGTACGAGCATGCAAAGCTTGTCGCGGAAGAACTTGAAAGCAATTTTCAACAAATTGTTTATATTTTGTGAAAGTAGTTCCTTTTAGAACAATGTTTCCTCCGTATCTTTCATCATTAAAAAGAATATGCCCTAAGTATTTCATATGGGCCCTAATTTGGTGAGTTCTTCCGGTCTCAAGTTGACATTCAACCAATGTAACATAACGGAATCTTTCTAAAACCTTGTAATGGGTTACCGCATGTTTACCATGAGAACCATCAGGGAAAACAGCCATTTGCATACGGTCTTTCAAATCGCGTCCTATATGACCGTTTATAGTTCCTTCATTTTCCTCAAAATTACCCCAAACTAATGCATTATACACCCTTTTAGTAGTCTTATTAAAAAATTGCTTAGCTAAATGATTCATCGCAAATTCATTTTTAGCAATTACCAATAATCCCGAAGTATCTTTATCAATCCTGTGAACTAGTCCGGGACGCTTGTCTAAGTCTGTTTGAAAATAGGGAAGAGTACTAAAATGGTAAGCCAAAGCATTAACTAGGGTGCCTTCAAAATTTCCAAATCCGGGATGTACCACCATTCCGGCTTTCTTATTAACCACCAACAAATCTTCATCTTCATAGATAATATCTATAGGAATATTTTGGGGAACAATACTCGTATCACGAGGAGGATGTGCTAAAACAATGGAAACGATATCATTAGGCTTAACCTTATAGTTAGATTTTACAGGTATATTATTAACTAAAACATTACCGGCAAGAGCAGCCTTTTGAATTTTATTTCTTGTAGAATTTTCTATTAAATTTACAAGATATTTATCAATACGTACGGAACCTTGTCCTTTGTCTACAGTGATTTTAAAATGTTCATATAATTCATCCGCATCATTATTCTGATCAGTATCTAATATATCTTGCTTTTCCATAATATTTATAAATCTATCCTAACTATTCCAATATTACTCTCTTAGGTTTTTTCGGAGCATCATCTTTTGGAAGATGAACAGGTTGAGCCGAATTTTCTTGAATGTTAGAACTATTATTAGTAGTGTTAGTAGTTTCGTTAGAAGAAGGAATATTTTGATGATGGTTAGAAGAATTATTAATATCATGAGAATAATTAACAGAGTTCAAAGAATCGGAATATTTATGAATGTTAAATGTTTGATCCAATTCTCTGATCTTTTCTCGTAAACTACTCAAAGGTTTATCACTAAGATATAAATCTATGGGTTGACCTTGATCATAAATAAATGAAGGAGCAGGCACTTGATAATAAACACGATTGTTTTCTGTTTTGGCAGGATCATCATAGGTTATATTACCAATTGAAAACAGGTTTTCTGTAATCAGTTTCTTGGCTGTTTCTTCATTTAAACCAATAAAATTAGGTACGGAAACATTTTTGGCAAGGCTTTTTGCCAATACAATAGTTAAAGGAGAAAAACGGGGTAACGTTAAACCCGGTTGTACTTCTTTACCTTTATATAATAATTTTAGAACCGTATTTGTTGCCAAACTTGGTTCATAAATCGTATCGGTAACTTTTAATCCGACTAAGTCTAATTGACTGAAAGCTAAATATTTATATTTTCCGATAACATTAGGTACCGTTACAGGTTTCCATGTTTTGGCATTGGCTCGGATAAATATTCTTCTGCCTTTTTTAACATGCGAACCTATTAGAGGATATATATCTAAAATTTGATATGATTTATATTTAGGATCATACTTAGAAGTATCAATCTCATATTCCAAGTCATTATCTTCAAGCTTAACTACTGCTTGATCCAGAGTTAAATTATTTAAATTAGGAACTTCCACTTGAACACCGTGATTTGTGTAAGCATTCAACCATAGAAAGGTTCCTTGTAAAAGTCCAAAAAATATTACTATAGCTAGAATAATGCTGACCCAAAATTGCCAAGATCCTAACAGTTTTAAGAATTTCATACTTACATTTTACAAAGCAAATATATAAATAATAAAAATATTATGGTTTATTAGTTAAAAATATGTTTAATTTTGTACGTTCTAACTCTAAATAACAATAAATAATTAATTACTATTATAATAATTGAAATTTTATGATGACAGTCGGAATTGTAATGGGAGGCTATTCTGAAGAAAGTAACGTTTCTTTAAAAAGCGGTGATTATTTTTATTCTCAAATAAATAAATCAAAATATACTGTCTTTAAAATAACCATTTTAAAGGACGGATGGAATGTCATTATAAATGATCAATCATATCCTATAAATAAAGGAGATTTTAGTTTTCAGTTAAATGAAAAAAAAATCCATTTTGATGTGTTGTTAAATACAATACATGGAAATCCGGGTGAAAACGGATTGATGCAAGCTTATTGGGAATTGCTGAATATTCCCTATTCAGGATGCTCTTTTTATAATTCTGCATTAACATTTAACAAAAGAGATACTTTATCCGTACTTAAAAAATTTAATGTTTCAGTAGCCAACTCAGTTTATTTAAATCAAGGAGATCATATAGATGTTGATTCTATTATTGAAGAAGTAGGTTTGCCTTGTTTTGTAAAACCCAATCAGTCGGGATCAAGTTTAGGAGTATCAAAAGTGAAAAAAAAGGAAGATTTTTTAACAGCCTTAGATTTTGCATTTAAAGAAGATAAAGCCGTATTGATAGAAAGTTATTTAGAAGGTAGAGAAGTTCAAGTAGGAGTATTTAAAAATCAAGGAGAAGTGGTTGTAGTA is a window from the Apibacter sp. B3706 genome containing:
- a CDS encoding PASTA domain-containing protein, whose amino-acid sequence is MKFLKLLGSWQFWVSIILAIVIFFGLLQGTFLWLNAYTNHGVQVEVPNLNNLTLDQAVVKLEDNDLEYEIDTSKYDPKYKSYQILDIYPLIGSHVKKGRRIFIRANAKTWKPVTVPNVIGKYKYLAFSQLDLVGLKVTDTIYEPSLATNTVLKLLYKGKEVQPGLTLPRFSPLTIVLAKSLAKNVSVPNFIGLNEETAKKLITENLFSIGNITYDDPAKTENNRVYYQVPAPSFIYDQGQPIDLYLSDKPLSSLREKIRELDQTFNIHKYSDSLNSVNYSHDINNSSNHHQNIPSSNETTNTTNNSSNIQENSAQPVHLPKDDAPKKPKRVILE
- a CDS encoding RluA family pseudouridine synthase, with the protein product MEKQDILDTDQNNDADELYEHFKITVDKGQGSVRIDKYLVNLIENSTRNKIQKAALAGNVLVNNIPVKSNYKVKPNDIVSIVLAHPPRDTSIVPQNIPIDIIYEDEDLLVVNKKAGMVVHPGFGNFEGTLVNALAYHFSTLPYFQTDLDKRPGLVHRIDKDTSGLLVIAKNEFAMNHLAKQFFNKTTKRVYNALVWGNFEENEGTINGHIGRDLKDRMQMAVFPDGSHGKHAVTHYKVLERFRYVTLVECQLETGRTHQIRAHMKYLGHILFNDERYGGNIVLKGTTFTKYKQFVENCFQVLPRQALHARTLGFVHPRTKKEMFFESELPEDMKQVIEKWRSYIHFNTPQ
- a CDS encoding multidrug transporter yields the protein MAKEKKIVRYRDAETGHYTTKKYAEENPKTTVRETDRVRPRTKKK
- the kdsA gene encoding 3-deoxy-8-phosphooctulonate synthase, with the translated sequence MKNSLYSIPKIKNTTTNNFTLIAGPCIIEGEQMAMDIAGKIVEITDKLGIPYIFKGSFKKANRSRVDSFTTIGEQKSLEILKKVGDTFSIPTTTDIHENEHAQWAAKYVDVLQIPAFLVRQTDLLVAAAKTGKYITLKKGQFLSPEAMQFAAQKIKDSGNSNYAIIDRGTSFGYHDLIVDYRGIPTMRNYAPVILDVTHSLQQPNQTTGVTGGRPDMIETIAKAGIAVGADGIFIETHPNPEIALSDGANMLKLDLLENLLEKLVKIRKAIS
- a CDS encoding D-alanine--D-alanine ligase, whose translation is MTVGIVMGGYSEESNVSLKSGDYFYSQINKSKYTVFKITILKDGWNVIINDQSYPINKGDFSFQLNEKKIHFDVLLNTIHGNPGENGLMQAYWELLNIPYSGCSFYNSALTFNKRDTLSVLKKFNVSVANSVYLNQGDHIDVDSIIEEVGLPCFVKPNQSGSSLGVSKVKKKEDFLTALDFAFKEDKAVLIESYLEGREVQVGVFKNQGEVVVVNTTEIISKNEFFDYEAKYLGASEEITPAPISEEEDKRIREAAAHIYRSLDMTGFSRLDFIIVDGTPYFLEINTTPGCSPASIFPQQVKQAGLDFSELLDNEISIALQRFENK
- the hemN gene encoding oxygen-independent coproporphyrinogen III oxidase, with the protein product MQNNTLIQKYNVPGPRYTSYPTVPYWDEKNFSSEKWIQTLQKSFKESNKREGISLYIHLPFCESLCTFCACNKRITKQHNVELVYIETLLKEWQLYLALLPEKPIIKELHLGGGTPSFFSPKNLTYLLENIFSKAEIHSEKEFSFEGHPNNTTREHLQSLYNLGFRRVSFGVQDYDPKVQQAIHRIQPLENVKKVTDIAREIGYESISHDLVFGLPFQDLNKVKHTIKMTEVMQPDRIAFYSYAHVPWIKGVGQRGFKDGDLPSGEEKRELYEKGKELLENMGYFEIGMDHFSLKSDSLYQSMLNRKIHRNFMGYTSSSTQVMIGLGVSSISDNWYAFAQNVKTIEDYYQKVNNQELPVFRGHILSEEDLFIRRHILNLMCLLETRWEDGIIQKNYPEIIERLREFEADGLIELSENSLVIKENGRSFIRNICMAFDLRMMKNAPQTKLFSMTV